The genomic stretch TCCGCACCTCGACCTCGGTGGCGCCCAGCTCGTGGGCCGCCTTCAGCCCCTCGACCAGGCCGGTGTACTCGGCCACGTTGTTCGTCGTGACGCCGAGCGAGCCCTGCCGTTCGAGCAGCACCTGGCCGTCGGTGTCGCGCACCACCGAGCCGTAGCCGGCCGGACCCGGATTGCCCCGGGACCCGCCGTCGGCCTCGACAACAACCCTCACAGACCCGATTCCTTCGTACGGACCATGATGCGCCGGCACTCCTCGCAGCGGACCACCTCGTCGGGGCCGGCCGCCTTGACCCGGGCCAGGTCGGCGCCGTACAGCTCGATGCGGCAGCCCCCACAGCGGCCGGACTGGAACAGCGCCGCCCCCAGGCCCGAGTCGAGCCGGATCTTGTCGTAGAGCGCGACCAGGTCGGCCGGCAGGTCGGCGGCCAGCGGACCCCGGGAGGAGTTCTTGAACTCCTGCTCCTTGGTGATCTCGGCGTACGCCTCGTCGCGCCGGCGCTCGGCCTCGTTGCGACGCCCGACAGCGGCGTCGATGCGCTGCTGCACCTCGGCCAGGGTGGCGTCGGCGGTCTCCTTCTGCTCCATCAGCTCGAGCTCGGCGTCCTCCAGCTCGGACTGGCGGCGGTTGAGCGTGGCCAGCTCGTGCTGCAGGCCCTCGATCTCGCGCAGCGCGCCACCGGCCTCGAGCCGGGACTGGTCGCGCTCCTTGCGGATCCGGACCTGCTCGATGTCCTTCTCGAAACGGCTGATGTCGCGCTCGAGGTCGTCCACGGCGACCTGGGCCCGGGCCCGCTCGTCCTCGAGCGCGGAGATCTCCCGTACGACGGCGTCGATCTCGGCCAGCTCGGGCAGCGACTTACGCCGGTGCGCGAGCTGGGCCAGGGCAGTGTCGACGGCTTGCAGGTCGAGCAGTCGGCGCTGGGCTTCCGGCGAGGCCTTCACGGCAGGGGCTCCTTCTTTTCGGGGTCTTTCCTGGCGTGCACGGTCCAGGGATCCGTGTCCAGATCGGACACGATGGCTTCGACGCCGAGCTCGTCGCGCAGCCACGCCGCGACGTCGTCGAGCCACGGACGTTCGGTGGCCCAGTGGGCGACGTCGAGCAGGGCGGGGCCCTGGGCGGCGAGATGTTCGCTCGCCGGGTGGTGGCGAAGATCGGCGCAGAGGTACGCGTCGACGCCGGCCCGGGTCGCGTCGGCCAGGAACGAGTCGCCCGCGCCGCCGCAGACCGCCATCGTGCGGACGACTCGGGAGGGGGCACCCGCGGCCCGCACGCCGGCCGCCGTGGCGGGCAGCCGGGTGGCCACGAAGCCGGTGAGCTCGGCCAGGTCCATCGGCTCGGCCAGCGCGCCGATGCGGCCGATGCCCCGGCCCTCGCCCTCGGCGGCGCCGGTGGCCGGCACGAGGGGGCGCAGGTCGCGCAGGCCCAGGCGCGCGGCGAGCGCGTCGGAGACACCCGGGTTGGCCACGTCCGCGTTGGTGTGGGCGCAGTGCAGCGCGATGTCGTGGCGGATGAGCCGGTGGATGATGCGGCCCTTGTAGGTGTCGGGGGCGACCGACGAGACCGGTTTCAGCAGCAGCGGGTGGTGGGCCACGATCAGGTCGGCCCGCTCGTCGAGCGCCTGCTCGACCGTCTCGGGCACGCAGTCGACCACGCAGAGGACGCGCCGGACCGGGTGCTCGAAGTCGCCGAGCACCATGCCGACGCGATCCCACGACTCGGCCCAGGCCCGCGGGTAGCGCCGGTCGAGGGCGTCGACCACGTCGAGGACGGTGGGTGCGGCGGCAGTGTCGGTCACGGCCGCCAACTCTATCGGGCTTCCGCCGCGGAATCGGCGGGACCGGCCTAGGCTCGTTCCACCTGGCCGCTGCTGCTCATGCTGACCGGGTTGCTGATCGTCTGGAGCGCGCGCCGCCAGGGGAACTGGCTCCGGAAACGGTCGGTCTGGCCGGGGTTGCCGAGCCGGCAGACGTCCTCGCCGTAGAGCACGTGCACCCCCCAGTCGCGGAGCTTGGCCAGGCTCTCGTGCAGCGCGGGATGCAGAGCCATGACCCGGTTCGTGTACGGGACGACGGCCGTCGGCACGCCGTAGCCGTAGCCCTCGACCAGCAGGCCGAGGACCAGGGTGTCGGTGATCCCGGCGGCCCATTTGTTCACCGTGTTGACCGTGGCCGGCGCGACGATCATCGCGTCCGCCGCGGGCAGCACATCAGGGTCGCCGGGGCTCTTGTAATAGGTGCGTACCGGGTGGCCGGTCTGGGCCTGCAGCGCCGGCACGTCGACGAACTTGCGTCCGTCGGGTGTCGTGATCACGCAGACGTCCCAGCCCTCCGCCTGGGCCAGGCCGACCAGGATGCCGACGTCACGGGCCATGGGCGAGCCGCAGACCAGGACGTACAGCACACCGGGCGCGGGGTTACCAGTCGTCACGTGCTGACCCACCTCATACGCCGACTCCCATCTGCTCGGCCAGCTCCGCTATGGGAGCCGGCGGAGTGCCCCGCGTCCGGCGGAGCACGTCGGAAAGAACCTCGTGCGCGAGCGGCCGGCAGCGGATCTCGGACGGGGCGAGCCGGTCGCCCTCGAGCAGCATCTCGCTCGCCTTCTCGACGTTGCCGATCTGCGTGTAGCCGCGCGCGATGTCCAGGAAGTGGTGCGCCCGGCGTTCCGGCAGCATCGCGTTGAAGCCGACCACGTCGATCTTCTCGTGCGTCTCGACCGCGGTGCGGCCGTCGCCCAGCTCGACCGCGGTGGCGCAGCGGTGCAGCTGCACGTTGGTCGGGCCGAAGCTGGTCCAGTAGTGGTTGTAGTCGCCGCCCAGCTCGAGCGAGGCCTGTTCGGCGCCGCAGAGCAGGTCGCGCACGGTGGCGCTGTCGCCGATGCGTGCCGCCGCCATCGCCCCGTTGAGCAGCAACATGCCGTACACCGACAGGCGCTCGCCCTTGTGCGCCGGCTCGTGCGTGGGCGCGAGCCGGTTCGCGATGTTGACGTTGACCTCGAGCGCGGGCCGGACCCGGCCCAGCGCCAGCAGCGCGCTGCCCACCCGATAGCTCGCCAGCCCGGCCAGGAGCTGGTCGCCGGCCCGTTGCGACACGGCGATCGAGCGGTCGGCGGCCAGCCAGCTCAGCTCGTGCTCGCCGACCTTGCGCAGCGCGGACGACGCGATCTGGTAGACCTGGCCCAGCAGGTGGGCCGCCTCCTTGGCCTCCGAACCGGTCGCGTACGCGCTGTCCGCCGCCTGGGCGTCACGCAGCAGCTTGGGCAGGGTGCGGGCCAGCACGCCGTACTTGGCGTGCTGATAGGTCAGCCAGGCGTGGCTGACCGCTTTACGCATCTCGGCGAGCGGCGGCGAATGTGGCACCGCTTGGAAGAACGCACTCATCTGGTCATAACGCTCCAGAGCGGCGCGAATCTCCTCAACCTCGACCTGATCGATGCAGTTCTGCGTTTCCGGCCGGCGCTCCACGTCCTTGCCCAGCAACAGCTGGACGTCGACCTGAAGAACGTCGGCGATCTCGTAGACGACGGAGAACTTGTCGAGCCGGCGGACCCCCCGCTCCACCTTGTCGACCCAGCTCTTGGACTTTCCCAGCCGGTCCGCGAAGACCTGCTGGGACATCTTGCGTCGACCGCGCCAATAGGCGACGCGGCGGCCGATCGGCAGCTCGTCCACGGTGCCTCCCCCAGCTCACCGGCGACCCCCGCCGGCGAGCCCTTGTGTCAACTGCAGTGTGATCGCTCCACGTCCGTGCACGTCGCACAGCGTGTGTGATCGCCTGCTCACCGATGCTCGTAGTTTTTGTGGCAACTTGCAAAGGGTGGATCTGCCGGAACCAACGAGGTGTGTCGCCCTTGGATACGGCGCACCTGGCTGATATAGCACCGGAAACCAGAATCGGGGGTTGTCGAGCCATGCAGTGGAGCGTTCGCCGGCCGTTCGTACCGCCGGTGGCCCTCGATCGGCTCCGGTTGCGCCGGGCCGCGCTCCGCCTCGCCGCGCACGGATGGGCCGTCACACCGGGCGCACGCCTGAGCGGCCACCGCTTCGACTGCGGACGGCCGGGCTGCCCGATCACGGCATGCCACCCGGCACTCGAGTCCTGGGAGGACACCGCGAGCACCGACCCGGCCCAGGTGCGGGCGTGGTGGCGGCACGAGCCGTACAGCCTGCTGCTGGTCACCGGGCGCCGCTTCGACGCGATCGAGGTGCCGGCCGCGCTCGGCCTGCGGGTGCTCGGCGCCGTACGGCTCAACCGGCGCGGCGACGCCCGCGGGCCGGTCACCGTCACCGCCGCCGGCCGCTGGAGTTTCCTGGTCGAACCCGGGGCGCCGCTGCGTTCCGAACTGGACCATCGGCTCGACGTGGTGCGGCACGGGCTCGGCTCGTGGATCCCGGCCGCGCCGAGCCGGATGCTCGAAGGGCCGGCCCGCTGGGCGGTGACCCCCGAGCAGGCCCAGTGGCGCCTGCCCGGCGCCGAGACGGTGCAGCAGCTGATGACCGACGCGCTCGGCACCGTGCGGGAACGTCAGCTCACCGTCCCCCGCCAGCTGTCGACCGCCCGCCGGGGTGGATGACGCGTTGTCGGTCTGCATGTCGAGTGACAACGTAGTGCCCCGGAGCGTGACGGTCGAGTCACTCAAACGGATGACGCGCTCTTCGGACGTGCCCGTACGTGGATCCGGGCGCCCTGCGCGTCGAAGATGGACAGGAACTCGACCGGCCGTCCCTCCGCGCTGCCGAACCAGTGCGGCACCCGGGTGTCGAACTCGGCGGCCTCGCCCGGCGGCAGCACCAGGTCGTGCTCGCCGAGCACCAGGCGCAGCCGGCCGCTGAGCACGTACAGCCACTCGTACCCCTCGTGCGTCTTGGGGTGGGGCGTCTGCCGCTCCCCGGCCGGGATGAGGTGCTTGAAGGCCTGCGGGCCGCCCGGGTTGCGGGTCAGCGGCAGGATCGTCTGACCGAACCGCTGGATCGGGCGCGCGTACACCCGCGGGTCACCGGTCTGCGGCGCGCCGACCAGTTCGTCGAGCGGCACCCGATAGGCCTGGGCCAGCGGCATCAGCAGCTCGAGGGTCGCCTTGCGCTGCCCCGACTCGAGCCGCGAGAGGGTGCTCACCGAGATGCCGGTCGTGTCGGCCAGCGCGGTCAGCGTGATCCCGGCGTCCTTCCGCAGCGAGCGCAGGCGCGGACCGACCTCCGCCAGGAAGTCTTTTGCTGTCATGGCAAAGAAGTTTCCCCCTTTCCGCCAAACGTGGCCACCATGGGTACATGACATACGACGTGATCGTTATCGGGGGCGGACCGGCCGGGCTGAGCGGCGCGGTGGCCCTGGGACGGGCGCTGCGCTCGGTGCTGGTGATCGACTCCGGCGCGGGCCGGAACGCGCCCGCCGAGGGCATCCACAACTTCCTGACCCGCGACGGGATGACCCCGGCGGAGTTCCGCGCGGCCGGGCGGGCCGAGGTCGAGCGGTACGGCGGGACGGTGGTCGACGGCGAGGTCGCGACGGCCGCACCCGGGTTCGAGGTCACCCTGACCGACGGCGCCGTGCACCGGGCACGGCGGTTGCTGGTCACCACAGGGCTGACCGACGTGCTGCCCGACGTGCCGGGGCTGGCCGAGGGCTGGGGCTCGACCGTGCTGCACTGCCCCTACTGCCACGGCTACGAGGTGCGCGGCCGGGCGATCGGCGTGCTCGGGACGCCCGGCGAGGAGATGACCGAGCACCGGCTGCGGCTGTGGGGTCAGTGGAGCCCCGACGTACGCCTGCTGCCGCTCGACGAGGTCGCGGCGGTCGAGCCGGGCGGCGTACGGATGAAGGACGGCGCCCTGATCGAGCGGGAATACCTGGTCGTGGGCACGCAGCTGCGGGCGCGGGCCGGGTTCCTGGAGTCCCTCGGGCTCAAGGCCGCCGAGCACCCGATGGGCATCGGCACCTATGTTCCGGCGATCGACCCCAGCGGGCGTACGGAGGTGCCCGGGGTCTGGGTGGCCGGCAACGTCACCGATCCGATGGCTCAGGTGATCACGTCGGCGGCCGCCGGGCTGACGGCGGGCGCGATGATCAACGCTGACCTGCTGCCGCCAGCTCCCGATAAGCAGTGATCACGGCGGCCGTACGTTCGGCCAGCTCGGGGCCCGCGTCGGCCGCCAAGGCCCCGGGCCGGTCGGCCAGCCCGGCCAGCACCAGCTCGGCCTGCCGCGCGGTCTCACCGATCTCGCGCTCCCGCAGGAACGCCTCGCCCGCCAGCGCCGCCCGGTCCAGGCTGCGCAGGATGCGATTGGCCTGCTCCCCGGTCTCACGCCACAACTCGGCGGCGCGCTCGCGCTGAGCCGCGAGGGCCAGCACGGCGGGGCTGTCGGCGGGGACGCCCCGGTCACCCACTTCTTCGAGCCCGGCGCGGAGCCGGCGCAGTTCCTGCCGGCGCACCAGCACTGCGCCCAGGTCGTCGAGGGCCCGGGTCAGCGCGACATCCGCCGTCTCCGGGTCGATCATGCCGGGAAGACCGGGCCACGTACGTCGGATCCGGCGCGAGACACCGGCGGCGCGCCGGAAGACGGCTCGTTCCTGCTCGGTCAGCAGCACGCGGCCGCTCTCGCCGCAGCCGCCCTCGCCCCGGCGGCTCCTGCTACGGCCGC from Paractinoplanes brasiliensis encodes the following:
- a CDS encoding helix-turn-helix domain-containing protein, whose protein sequence is MDELPIGRRVAYWRGRRKMSQQVFADRLGKSKSWVDKVERGVRRLDKFSVVYEIADVLQVDVQLLLGKDVERRPETQNCIDQVEVEEIRAALERYDQMSAFFQAVPHSPPLAEMRKAVSHAWLTYQHAKYGVLARTLPKLLRDAQAADSAYATGSEAKEAAHLLGQVYQIASSALRKVGEHELSWLAADRSIAVSQRAGDQLLAGLASYRVGSALLALGRVRPALEVNVNIANRLAPTHEPAHKGERLSVYGMLLLNGAMAAARIGDSATVRDLLCGAEQASLELGGDYNHYWTSFGPTNVQLHRCATAVELGDGRTAVETHEKIDVVGFNAMLPERRAHHFLDIARGYTQIGNVEKASEMLLEGDRLAPSEIRCRPLAHEVLSDVLRRTRGTPPAPIAELAEQMGVGV
- a CDS encoding flavoprotein, with translation MARDVGILVGLAQAEGWDVCVITTPDGRKFVDVPALQAQTGHPVRTYYKSPGDPDVLPAADAMIVAPATVNTVNKWAAGITDTLVLGLLVEGYGYGVPTAVVPYTNRVMALHPALHESLAKLRDWGVHVLYGEDVCRLGNPGQTDRFRSQFPWRRALQTISNPVSMSSSGQVERA
- a CDS encoding bifunctional DNA primase/polymerase — protein: MQWSVRRPFVPPVALDRLRLRRAALRLAAHGWAVTPGARLSGHRFDCGRPGCPITACHPALESWEDTASTDPAQVRAWWRHEPYSLLLVTGRRFDAIEVPAALGLRVLGAVRLNRRGDARGPVTVTAAGRWSFLVEPGAPLRSELDHRLDVVRHGLGSWIPAAPSRMLEGPARWAVTPEQAQWRLPGAETVQQLMTDALGTVRERQLTVPRQLSTARRGG
- a CDS encoding helix-turn-helix domain-containing protein translates to MTAKDFLAEVGPRLRSLRKDAGITLTALADTTGISVSTLSRLESGQRKATLELLMPLAQAYRVPLDELVGAPQTGDPRVYARPIQRFGQTILPLTRNPGGPQAFKHLIPAGERQTPHPKTHEGYEWLYVLSGRLRLVLGEHDLVLPPGEAAEFDTRVPHWFGSAEGRPVEFLSIFDAQGARIHVRARPKSASSV
- a CDS encoding Nif3-like dinuclear metal center hexameric protein, whose translation is MTDTAAAPTVLDVVDALDRRYPRAWAESWDRVGMVLGDFEHPVRRVLCVVDCVPETVEQALDERADLIVAHHPLLLKPVSSVAPDTYKGRIIHRLIRHDIALHCAHTNADVANPGVSDALAARLGLRDLRPLVPATGAAEGEGRGIGRIGALAEPMDLAELTGFVATRLPATAAGVRAAGAPSRVVRTMAVCGGAGDSFLADATRAGVDAYLCADLRHHPASEHLAAQGPALLDVAHWATERPWLDDVAAWLRDELGVEAIVSDLDTDPWTVHARKDPEKKEPLP
- a CDS encoding NAD(P)/FAD-dependent oxidoreductase, which translates into the protein MTYDVIVIGGGPAGLSGAVALGRALRSVLVIDSGAGRNAPAEGIHNFLTRDGMTPAEFRAAGRAEVERYGGTVVDGEVATAAPGFEVTLTDGAVHRARRLLVTTGLTDVLPDVPGLAEGWGSTVLHCPYCHGYEVRGRAIGVLGTPGEEMTEHRLRLWGQWSPDVRLLPLDEVAAVEPGGVRMKDGALIEREYLVVGTQLRARAGFLESLGLKAAEHPMGIGTYVPAIDPSGRTEVPGVWVAGNVTDPMAQVITSAAAGLTAGAMINADLLPPAPDKQ
- a CDS encoding zinc ribbon domain-containing protein, producing the protein MKASPEAQRRLLDLQAVDTALAQLAHRRKSLPELAEIDAVVREISALEDERARAQVAVDDLERDISRFEKDIEQVRIRKERDQSRLEAGGALREIEGLQHELATLNRRQSELEDAELELMEQKETADATLAEVQQRIDAAVGRRNEAERRRDEAYAEITKEQEFKNSSRGPLAADLPADLVALYDKIRLDSGLGAALFQSGRCGGCRIELYGADLARVKAAGPDEVVRCEECRRIMVRTKESGL